A single Plasmodium yoelii strain 17X genome assembly, chromosome: 10 DNA region contains:
- a CDS encoding DNA-directed RNA polymerase II subunit RPB4, putative — translation MKILGKDEYITKFEAFVVIKKELEYSKNIDKYLCSKLIIKADDPFKDIYEKNFIKLVSDKILYKNLQKYIIDTNPHLISKELYNKDYQEIKHLIDDTFNKIVNFFKNISIYNIDKKEKIQMIDIKCINFIDLYVIMDYDDKKCEESKIEHILNLLKDVHITKSIEMA, via the exons ATGAAAATTCTAGGAAAAGATGAATATATAACTAAATTCGAAGCATTCGTTGTAATTAAAAAGGAATTGGAATATTCAAAAAAcatagataaatatttatgcAGTAAGTTGATAATAAAAGCAGATGACCCatttaaagatatatatgaaaagaattttataaaattagtatcagataaaatattatataaaaacttacaaaaatatattattgacACAAATCCTCATTTAATATCAAAAGagttatataataaagattACCAAGAAATTAAACATTTAATTGATGAtacttttaataaaattgtcaatttttttaaaaatataagcatttataatatagataagaaagaaaaaatacaaatgatTGATATCAAgtgtattaattttattgatCTATATGTTATTATGGATTATGACGATAAAAA gTGTGAAGAAAGTAAAATCGAACATATCTTAAATTTGTTAAAGGATGTACACATTACAAAATCTATTGAAATGGCATAG